CCCATGAAGTGTTCGGAAAAGTCCCCTCGGGAAGAATCCTCACGAAGGGCGAGTTCTCGTAGAATTGTCCCAGGGCGTCCAGCAGTTCCCGGGTCTTATGGCTTCCCGAGAGGTTTACGTATATTGTCGAGAGTATCCCCCTGTTTATCGGTACGAGATGCGGGGTGAAGGCGACTTCCACCTTGCTGCCTAGAAAATCCGAGAGTCCCTGTTCTATTTCAGGGGCATGGCGGTGCTCGCCTACCTTGTAGGCTTTCATTGCTTCGGAGACCTCGCAGAAATGAAGATCAAGCGAAGGGTTCCTTCCCGCTCCCGAAGCTCCGGATTTGGAATCAATTATGATTCCCTCTGTCTCCACCATGCCGTTTTCAAGAAGCGGCGCGAGTGGAAGGATCGAAGAGGTGGGATAGCATCCGGGGTTTGCCACCAGTTTTGTCTCCGATATCCGTTCCGCATGCAGTTCGGGGATTCCGCAGACGGCGTTTTCGAGAAGATGGGCGCACGGATGATCCCCGTACCAGTCCCTGTAGGTCCCTTCCCTGAGGCGGAAATCCGCCCCGAGATCAATTATCCTTACGTCCCTTCCGTAAATTTCTTCTATGAGCTCGGCCGATGCTCCGTGCGGAAGCGCGGCGAATACCACGTCGGTATCGTCCGGAATGAGCGAGGGATCCGAACTGCTGA
The nucleotide sequence above comes from Candidatus Dadabacteria bacterium. Encoded proteins:
- the argC gene encoding N-acetyl-gamma-glutamyl-phosphate reductase, whose product is MENLNVCILGASGYTGAELIRLLRGHPRASISHLTAARHAGRALAEVFPHLGEITDLDLSSSDPSLIPDDTDVVFAALPHGASAELIEEIYGRDVRIIDLGADFRLREGTYRDWYGDHPCAHLLENAVCGIPELHAERISETKLVANPGCYPTSSILPLAPLLENGMVETEGIIIDSKSGASGAGRNPSLDLHFCEVSEAMKAYKVGEHRHAPEIEQGLSDFLGSKVEVAFTPHLVPINRGILSTIYVNLSGSHKTRELLDALGQFYENSPFVRILPEGTFPNTSW